A stretch of Deltaproteobacteria bacterium DNA encodes these proteins:
- a CDS encoding adenylosuccinate synthase gives MPGLVILGAQWGDEGKGKIVDLLTEQSDGVVRFQGGNNAGHTLVVKGEKTILHLLPSGILHPKKFCLIGNGVVLDPAVFVDEIQKIKARGYLKNDKQLKISDRLHIILPYHKLIDQLREQAKGDNKIGTTGRGIGPCYEDKVARRGIRLADYISPDLFRRRLEEILPEKNLYIERVLGGRGFDLEELYQESLAHARILKNYVEDGSLFLDSQIKKKKNILFEGAQGTSLDVDYGTYPFVTSSNTSAAAASTGSGLGPKHIHQIWGVTKAYSTRVGSGPFPSELNDEKGQLLRDKGGEYGSTTGRPRRCGWLDLVILAHAIRVNSLTGLAITKLDVLAGVGRIKVCTAYKLRGKIIKSLPATVEELNACVPVYKELKGWNEPISALRSFSKLPSSLKDYLKFISDQLEIPFTLISLGPGREESLLLKKPF, from the coding sequence ATGCCAGGTCTAGTCATTCTCGGCGCCCAGTGGGGCGATGAAGGTAAAGGTAAAATTGTGGATCTCCTCACCGAGCAGTCAGACGGCGTGGTGCGCTTTCAAGGGGGGAATAATGCTGGCCATACCCTCGTGGTGAAAGGGGAGAAGACGATTCTTCATCTTCTCCCTTCTGGTATTTTACATCCTAAAAAGTTTTGTCTGATTGGCAACGGTGTGGTTTTAGACCCTGCGGTTTTTGTCGATGAAATTCAAAAAATTAAGGCCCGCGGCTATCTTAAAAACGATAAACAGCTCAAGATTTCAGATCGTCTTCATATTATCTTGCCTTATCACAAACTGATCGATCAGCTGCGAGAACAGGCCAAAGGCGATAATAAAATTGGAACCACTGGTCGTGGGATTGGCCCGTGTTACGAAGATAAAGTTGCCCGGCGTGGAATTCGTTTGGCCGATTATATTTCTCCCGACTTGTTTCGAAGACGTTTGGAAGAAATCCTCCCAGAAAAAAATCTCTACATTGAGCGCGTTTTAGGAGGGAGAGGCTTTGATTTGGAAGAATTGTATCAAGAGTCTTTGGCCCATGCTCGCATCCTTAAAAATTATGTAGAAGATGGTTCCCTGTTTCTGGATTCTCAAATTAAGAAAAAGAAGAATATCCTCTTTGAAGGAGCCCAAGGCACTTCACTGGATGTCGATTACGGAACTTATCCCTTTGTGACCAGTTCCAATACCTCTGCCGCGGCTGCTTCTACAGGCTCGGGGCTTGGCCCAAAACACATTCATCAAATTTGGGGCGTCACCAAGGCCTATAGCACTCGCGTGGGTTCGGGTCCTTTTCCTAGTGAGTTGAATGATGAGAAGGGGCAACTGTTGCGGGACAAAGGTGGAGAATATGGTTCCACCACGGGGCGCCCCCGTCGTTGTGGCTGGTTAGATTTGGTAATCTTAGCTCATGCCATACGAGTGAATTCGCTGACCGGGCTTGCCATCACAAAACTGGATGTCCTCGCTGGAGTAGGCAGAATAAAGGTTTGCACGGCTTATAAGTTGAGAGGAAAAATAATCAAAAGTTTGCCTGCTACTGTGGAAGAATTGAATGCCTGTGTACCGGTCTATAAAGAGTTAAAAGGTTGGAATGAGCCGATTTCTGCGCTTAGAAGTTTTTCCAAGTTGCCTTCATCGCTTAAAGATTATCTGAAATTTATTTCGGACCAACTTGAAATCCCTTTTACTCTCATTTCTCTCGGACCAGGACGAGAGGAATCCCTTTTATTGAAAAAACCTTTTTAA
- a CDS encoding PTS sugar transporter subunit IIA — protein sequence MELNQKARKNSLMLCHYLSPSHILLLPGKVSKETVIDGLLERLCELSHLKDVESVKKAVWDREKEGRTVLENGLAIPHARVPNLDELKSCLAIIPESYLDPVENVRVNEVFLFLSPQDHFEAHLQMLAKISRVFQDPIFIDNLLKVATPEDAFTLIQRQERV from the coding sequence ATGGAACTTAATCAAAAAGCTCGAAAAAATTCGCTCATGCTCTGCCATTATTTGAGTCCTTCTCACATTCTTCTCCTCCCAGGCAAAGTGAGTAAAGAAACGGTCATTGATGGACTTTTAGAAAGACTTTGTGAACTTTCTCATTTGAAGGATGTTGAGTCTGTAAAAAAAGCTGTTTGGGATAGAGAAAAAGAGGGGAGAACTGTTTTAGAAAATGGTTTGGCCATCCCCCATGCTCGAGTTCCTAACCTGGATGAGTTGAAATCCTGTTTGGCTATTATCCCAGAATCCTACCTGGATCCCGTCGAAAATGTCCGGGTCAATGAAGTTTTTTTATTTTTATCCCCCCAAGATCATTTCGAGGCCCATCTGCAAATGTTGGCCAAAATTTCCAGAGTCTTCCAAGATCCTATTTTTATTGACAATTTACTCAAGGTTGCTACGCCCGAAGATGCTTTTACGCTGATTCAGCGACAAGAGAGAGTTTAA